From the Cyclopterus lumpus isolate fCycLum1 chromosome 25, fCycLum1.pri, whole genome shotgun sequence genome, one window contains:
- the slc8a2b gene encoding sodium/calcium exchanger 2b isoform X4: MFPSSFPASASYSNSTRPGKNDKCDEVSVCRPGILLPVWRPNRPGLGDQVARAVVYFASLMYMFLGVSIIADRFMASIEVITSQEKEVTITLPNGETSVATVRIWNETVSNLTLMALGSSAPEILLSVIEVCGHDFKAGELGPATIVGSAAFNMFVIIGICVWTIPAGETRKIKHLRVFFITAFWSIFAYIWLFLILSVMSPGVVEVWEALVTLLYFPVCVILAWIADRRLLFYKYMGKRYRADKRHGIVVETEGDLTPNKGGMEMIVDGKFPPRGGAVMPAENCGVGTQDGISKELDESRKEVIRILKELKQKYPDKELDQLVELANYYALLHQQKSRAFYRIQATRMMIGAGNVLKRHAADNARRTAATDEEAPEEEDLGESSRISFESAHSQCMENCGTLTLAVVCHGGLGENTFYVDYRTEDGSANAGSDYEYREGTLVFKPGETRREIKVGIIDDDIFEEDEHFFVRLLNLRVGDAEGMFESDEAGAAPKGRLMEPLVATVTILDDDHAGIFTFSERMVRVSESVGTMEVTVVRNSGARGTVILPYHSESGTAKSGEDFEDARGELEFTNDQTTQTFQVRIIDDGEYEKHENFFIVLEEPRWLKRGISALLLNQEGAEGQMSSEEEEARRIAEMGKPILGEHSRLEVVIEESYEFKSTVDKLIKKTNLALVIGTHSWREQFVEAVTVSAGDGDEEEEGREERLPSCYDYVMHFVTVFWKVLFACVPPTEYWNGWACFLVSISVIGLLTAFIGDLASHFGCTVGLRDTVTAVVFVALGTSIPDTFASKVSAMQDQHADASIGNVTGSNAVNVFLGIGVAWSVAAIYWRIKGEEFRVDPGSLAFSVTLFTVFAFVCMGVLMYRRRPSIGGELGGPRRARLVTSLLFLGLWFLYILFSSLEAYCHISGF, translated from the exons GAGAAAGAGGTGACCATCACTCTGCCGAACGGGGAGACGTCGGTGGCGACGGTTCGAATCTGGAACGAAACGGTGTCCAATCTGACACTCATGGCTCTCGGCTCCAGCGCTCCGGAGATACTGCTGTCTGTTATAGag GTGTGCGGCCACGACTTCAAGGCCGGCGAGCTGGGCCCGGCGACCATCGTCGGCAGCGCCGCCTTCAACATGTTCGTGATCATCGGGATCTGCGTGTGGACGATCCCCGCCGGAGAGACCCGCAAGATCAAGCACCTCCGGGTGTTCTTCATCACCGCCTTCTGGAGCATCTTCGCCTACATCTGGCTCTTCCTCATCCTGTCCGTCATGTCGCCGGGTGTTGTGGAG gtgtgggAGGCCCTGGTCACCCTGCTGTacttccctgtgtgtgtcatcCTGGCCTGGATCGCCGACCGCCGCCTCCTCTTTTACAAGTACATGGGCAAACGCTACCGGGCCGACAAGCGCCACGGCATCGTCGTGGAGACCGAGGGAGACCTGACGCCCAACAAGGGCGGCATGGAGATGATCGTAGACGGCAAGTTCCCGCCGCGGGGGGGCGCCGTGATGCCTGCCGAGAACTGCGGGGTCGGGACCCAGGACGGCAT CAGCAAGGAGCTGGACGAGAGCCGCAAAGAG GTGATTCGTatcctgaaggagctgaagcagAAATATCCGGACAAAGAGCTGGaccagctggtggagctggCCAACTACTACGCTCTGCTGCACCAACAGAAGAGCAGGGCCTTCTACCGCATACag GCGACCCGCATGATGATCGGAGCCGGTAACGTCCTGAAGAGGCACGCGGCCGACAACGCGCGGCGCACGGCGGCGACCGACGAGGAGGCGCCGGAAGAAGAAGACCTGGGAGAGAGCAGCCGCATCTCCTTCGAGAGCGCCCACAGCCAGTGCATGGAGAACTGCGGCACGCTGACGCTGGCCGTGGTCTGCCACG GGGGTCTGGGAGAGAACACCTTCTACGTGGACTACAGGACGGAGGACGGCTCAGCCAACGCCGGCTCGGACTACGAGTACCGCGAAGGAACGCTGGTGTTCAAGCCCGGAGAGACCCGCAGGGAGATTAAG GTCGGTATAATCGACGACGACATATTCGAAGAGGACGAGCACTTCTTCGTGCGCCTGCTGAACCTGCGCGTGGGCGACGCGGAGGGGATGTTCGAGAGCGACGAGGCGGGCGCCGCCCCCAAAGGTCGCCTGATGGAGCCTCTGGTCGCCACGGTGACCATCTTGGACGACGACCACGCCGGCATCTTCACGTTCAGTGAGCGCATGGTGCGGGTGAGCGAGAGCGTGGGCACCATGGAGGTGACGGTGGTGCGCAACTCCGGCGCCCGCGGCACCGTCATCCTGCCGTACCACAGCGAGTCGGGCACCGCCAAGTCTGGCGAGGACTTCGAGGACGCCCGGGGAGAGCTGGAGTTCACCAACGACCAGACCAC TCAGACATTCCAGGTGAGGATAATTGATGACGGTGAATACGAGAAACATGAAAACTTCTTCATCGTGCTGGAGGAGCCACGCTGGCTGAAGAGAGGAATCTCAG CGCTGCTGCTCAACCAAG aggggGCAGAGGGCCAGATGAgctccgaggaggaggaggcccggAGGATAGCTGAGATGGGGAAGCCCATCCTGGGAGAGCACAGCCGCCTGGAGGTGGTCATCGAGGAGTCCTATGAGTTCAAG AGCACCGTGGACAAGCTCATTAAGAAGACCAACCTGGCCCTGGTGATCGGCACACACTCCTGGAGGGAGCAGTTTGTGGAGGCGGTCACTGTCAGCGCAG gtgacggagacgaggaggaggagggccgcGAGGAGCGCCTTCCGTCCTGCTACGACTACGTCATGCATTTCGTCACCGTCTTCTGGAAGGTCCTGTTCGCCTGCGTCCCGCCCACGGAGTACTGGAACGGCTGGGCCTGCTTCCTGGTCTCCATCAGCGTCATCGGCCTCCTCACCGCCTTCATCGGCGACTTGGCGTCGCACTTCGGCTGCACCGTCGGCCTCCGGGACACCGTGACCGCCGTGGTGTTTGTGGCACTGGGAACCTCCATTCCAG ACACCTTCGCCAGCAAAGTGTCCGCCATGCAGGACCAGCACGCCGACGCGTCCATCGGCAACGTCACCGGCAGCAACGCCGTCAACGTGTTCCTGGGCATCGGCGTGGCGTGGTCGGTGGCCGCCATCTACTGGCGGATCAAGGGGGAGGAGTTCAGGGTGGACCCGGGCTCGCTGGCCTTCTCTGTCACGCTCTTCACCGTATTCGCTTTCGTCTGCATGGGCGTGCTGATGTACCGACGCCGGCCCTCCATCGGCGGCGAGCTCGGCGGCCCGAGGAGGGCCCGCCTGGTCACCAGCCTGCTGTTCCTGGGCCTGTGGTTCCTCTACATCCTCTTCTCCAGCCTGGAGGCCTACTGCCACATCAGCGGCTTTTAA
- the slc8a2b gene encoding sodium/calcium exchanger 2b isoform X2, translating to MFPSSFPASASYSNSTRPGKNDKCDEVSVCRPGILLPVWRPNRPGLGDQVARAVVYFASLMYMFLGVSIIADRFMASIEVITSQEKEVTITLPNGETSVATVRIWNETVSNLTLMALGSSAPEILLSVIEVCGHDFKAGELGPATIVGSAAFNMFVIIGICVWTIPAGETRKIKHLRVFFITAFWSIFAYIWLFLILSVMSPGVVEVWEALVTLLYFPVCVILAWIADRRLLFYKYMGKRYRADKRHGIVVETEGDLTPNKGGMEMIVDGKFPPRGGAVMPAENCGVGTQDGMSNNVGLPNSNSAMVNMESSKELDESRKEVIRILKELKQKYPDKELDQLVELANYYALLHQQKSRAFYRIQATRMMIGAGNVLKRHAADNARRTAATDEEAPEEEDLGESSRISFESAHSQCMENCGTLTLAVVCHGGLGENTFYVDYRTEDGSANAGSDYEYREGTLVFKPGETRREIKVGIIDDDIFEEDEHFFVRLLNLRVGDAEGMFESDEAGAAPKGRLMEPLVATVTILDDDHAGIFTFSERMVRVSESVGTMEVTVVRNSGARGTVILPYHSESGTAKSGEDFEDARGELEFTNDQTTQTFQVRIIDDGEYEKHENFFIVLEEPRWLKRGISEGAEGQMSSEEEEARRIAEMGKPILGEHSRLEVVIEESYEFKSTVDKLIKKTNLALVIGTHSWREQFVEAVTVSAGDGDEEEEGREERLPSCYDYVMHFVTVFWKVLFACVPPTEYWNGWACFLVSISVIGLLTAFIGDLASHFGCTVGLRDTVTAVVFVALGTSIPDTFASKVSAMQDQHADASIGNVTGSNAVNVFLGIGVAWSVAAIYWRIKGEEFRVDPGSLAFSVTLFTVFAFVCMGVLMYRRRPSIGGELGGPRRARLVTSLLFLGLWFLYILFSSLEAYCHISGF from the exons GAGAAAGAGGTGACCATCACTCTGCCGAACGGGGAGACGTCGGTGGCGACGGTTCGAATCTGGAACGAAACGGTGTCCAATCTGACACTCATGGCTCTCGGCTCCAGCGCTCCGGAGATACTGCTGTCTGTTATAGag GTGTGCGGCCACGACTTCAAGGCCGGCGAGCTGGGCCCGGCGACCATCGTCGGCAGCGCCGCCTTCAACATGTTCGTGATCATCGGGATCTGCGTGTGGACGATCCCCGCCGGAGAGACCCGCAAGATCAAGCACCTCCGGGTGTTCTTCATCACCGCCTTCTGGAGCATCTTCGCCTACATCTGGCTCTTCCTCATCCTGTCCGTCATGTCGCCGGGTGTTGTGGAG gtgtgggAGGCCCTGGTCACCCTGCTGTacttccctgtgtgtgtcatcCTGGCCTGGATCGCCGACCGCCGCCTCCTCTTTTACAAGTACATGGGCAAACGCTACCGGGCCGACAAGCGCCACGGCATCGTCGTGGAGACCGAGGGAGACCTGACGCCCAACAAGGGCGGCATGGAGATGATCGTAGACGGCAAGTTCCCGCCGCGGGGGGGCGCCGTGATGCCTGCCGAGAACTGCGGGGTCGGGACCCAGGACGGCATGTCCAATAACGTCGGCCTGCCCAACTCCAACAGCGCCATGGTTAACATGGAGAGCAGCAAGGAGCTGGACGAGAGCCGCAAAGAG GTGATTCGTatcctgaaggagctgaagcagAAATATCCGGACAAAGAGCTGGaccagctggtggagctggCCAACTACTACGCTCTGCTGCACCAACAGAAGAGCAGGGCCTTCTACCGCATACag GCGACCCGCATGATGATCGGAGCCGGTAACGTCCTGAAGAGGCACGCGGCCGACAACGCGCGGCGCACGGCGGCGACCGACGAGGAGGCGCCGGAAGAAGAAGACCTGGGAGAGAGCAGCCGCATCTCCTTCGAGAGCGCCCACAGCCAGTGCATGGAGAACTGCGGCACGCTGACGCTGGCCGTGGTCTGCCACG GGGGTCTGGGAGAGAACACCTTCTACGTGGACTACAGGACGGAGGACGGCTCAGCCAACGCCGGCTCGGACTACGAGTACCGCGAAGGAACGCTGGTGTTCAAGCCCGGAGAGACCCGCAGGGAGATTAAG GTCGGTATAATCGACGACGACATATTCGAAGAGGACGAGCACTTCTTCGTGCGCCTGCTGAACCTGCGCGTGGGCGACGCGGAGGGGATGTTCGAGAGCGACGAGGCGGGCGCCGCCCCCAAAGGTCGCCTGATGGAGCCTCTGGTCGCCACGGTGACCATCTTGGACGACGACCACGCCGGCATCTTCACGTTCAGTGAGCGCATGGTGCGGGTGAGCGAGAGCGTGGGCACCATGGAGGTGACGGTGGTGCGCAACTCCGGCGCCCGCGGCACCGTCATCCTGCCGTACCACAGCGAGTCGGGCACCGCCAAGTCTGGCGAGGACTTCGAGGACGCCCGGGGAGAGCTGGAGTTCACCAACGACCAGACCAC TCAGACATTCCAGGTGAGGATAATTGATGACGGTGAATACGAGAAACATGAAAACTTCTTCATCGTGCTGGAGGAGCCACGCTGGCTGAAGAGAGGAATCTCAG aggggGCAGAGGGCCAGATGAgctccgaggaggaggaggcccggAGGATAGCTGAGATGGGGAAGCCCATCCTGGGAGAGCACAGCCGCCTGGAGGTGGTCATCGAGGAGTCCTATGAGTTCAAG AGCACCGTGGACAAGCTCATTAAGAAGACCAACCTGGCCCTGGTGATCGGCACACACTCCTGGAGGGAGCAGTTTGTGGAGGCGGTCACTGTCAGCGCAG gtgacggagacgaggaggaggagggccgcGAGGAGCGCCTTCCGTCCTGCTACGACTACGTCATGCATTTCGTCACCGTCTTCTGGAAGGTCCTGTTCGCCTGCGTCCCGCCCACGGAGTACTGGAACGGCTGGGCCTGCTTCCTGGTCTCCATCAGCGTCATCGGCCTCCTCACCGCCTTCATCGGCGACTTGGCGTCGCACTTCGGCTGCACCGTCGGCCTCCGGGACACCGTGACCGCCGTGGTGTTTGTGGCACTGGGAACCTCCATTCCAG ACACCTTCGCCAGCAAAGTGTCCGCCATGCAGGACCAGCACGCCGACGCGTCCATCGGCAACGTCACCGGCAGCAACGCCGTCAACGTGTTCCTGGGCATCGGCGTGGCGTGGTCGGTGGCCGCCATCTACTGGCGGATCAAGGGGGAGGAGTTCAGGGTGGACCCGGGCTCGCTGGCCTTCTCTGTCACGCTCTTCACCGTATTCGCTTTCGTCTGCATGGGCGTGCTGATGTACCGACGCCGGCCCTCCATCGGCGGCGAGCTCGGCGGCCCGAGGAGGGCCCGCCTGGTCACCAGCCTGCTGTTCCTGGGCCTGTGGTTCCTCTACATCCTCTTCTCCAGCCTGGAGGCCTACTGCCACATCAGCGGCTTTTAA